Within the Phycodurus eques isolate BA_2022a chromosome 15, UOR_Pequ_1.1, whole genome shotgun sequence genome, the region caccaccacacctctgacttctgcgttgaccatccacgaacaagATGTGaggcgcatcttcaaacaacaaaagatgaacaaagcagcgggcccagaccttgtgtccccatcctgcctcaaagtctgcgcagaccagctcgctccagtcttcactcagatcttcaatagatctctggaactgtgcgaagtaccatcctgtttcacatgctccaccatcataccagtccccaagaaacctacaatctcaggtctaaatgactaaagggctgtcaccttgacatctgtggtcatgaagtcctttgaacgtcccGTGCtcgaccacctcaagagcgtcacagggcCCCTGCTGGACcgcctgcagtttgcctaccgagcgaacaggtctgcggatgatgcagtcaacatgggactgcacttcatcctagaacccctcgacagtgcagggacctacgcgaggatcctgttcgtggacttcagctcagcgttcaacaccatcatccctgaattcctttcctccaagcttctccgaCTCAAcgtcttgcctgccatctgccagtggatttgcagcttcctgacgggcaggatacagcaggtcaggccgggggaggccacctcatccacacgcagcatcagcaccggggcgccccaaggttgtgtcctctctccgctgctcttctctctctgcaacgactgcacctcaatgcaccctgctgtcaaacactttttcgctgatggtcattttcttcttcttcctcttgggcaccCCGGAGGAAGGTTTCGCAGGGCCACAGCACTTAGGTGGCATTGTAAGGTCTTACctacacaaaaaaagttatcacgaacaacaacactaagatacagtatgcaagacagtcaacagcgtggacgagactggcgaaaCACAACAAGgcaagatgctgggtgaggctgcgatgatgcgcagccaatcagctcacgggataaatccacccGTGCtttcattggtcgatgtcgcaccgggaaccaatcacgcgcctttgtatgagtgcccgtggcatgtacagtacagtacaggcatgtacaaagcctctgagtcaactcatctctttgtttggcatgcagggaaaccttctgtcgcgcgcatcaacatgaaacaacgcgtctgtccgcaatatggctgctaatatggctgtgtttttattttttgatttttttttgatgaatattttggaaaaacccgcgaagcactgaagccgcaaaacgtgaagcccgaagtggcgagggaacactataTATGTtatcttatatatattttatattattatattcaagactcctcctgtgtggagaaactagtcacatgcattgctctggtgtgattttggcccattcctccacaaaaccagtcttcaaattttgaaggttccgtgggcttctatttggaccttgagtttcagttctttccatagatttttgattggattcgagtcaggtgattggctgggccattcaagcagctgtatttttttttctttgaaaccaattgagattttccatggcagtatgttttggatcattatcctgctgaaatgtcctcCCTCGTTTCATTTCCATCATCCTCGTACTGTAGCAACAgacttttgtcaagaatgtcccGGTAAATAAAATTTGGTTCAATACTTTTAATTAGGTTcacatttcttgttttaaatatacaatccaTGAACAAGTGTTATATAGGGCACTGATGTTTATGAACTGGAAGGAGATAAGGTCACGAAGGTCATCAACTTGTCCGGATGTTATTCCATATTCGTCCGGCTCAGGGTAAAACTCCCTCGTTCAAGATGGTGTCCATGAGGTTTGTCAATTGTCTGCTGTTACGCAAGACACCAATCCATTAATCAGGGGCCGAAGAGTCAGAGGTGTTCCCCCATGATGTCTCGTGGTGGACGTCACCGGTGCCTCTATACTACAATGTGGAGTATTGATATTTCTATCTTTTATCCAAGCTACTTTTGCTCAATGGGGCTAACAGTTAATGAAATGCAACATTCAcggggcagctgtggcccaaCGGTTAAGATCAtagcctgccaccgtgggggacctagggcaagaccccgaccggaccatcccgCCAACATCTCAcggactcacagctgtggtgtccttgagcaagacactgatactccTATGAGGGGCTGGCTTTTCAGGACTacctctcacacttactattcaaatgctctcacacacacagacaagctaATCTCTCATGAACACGAGTCAAACTCGCTCATAAACACTTGTCAAATGCTCTCTTAAGCACGAGTCAAACGCGCTCAGAAACACTGGTCAAATGCTCTCTTAAACACTAGTCAAACGCGCTCATGCGAGCATGTCACCAGCGCTCATGTACTCATGTCACTGACGCTTACGCACACATGTCAATCATTCATGTCAATATAAACAAATCTGAAATATTCCACCTCCATTGAGACTGATGAACAATTTGTTGGAAATTCCTGTCAATCAACCAGTTACATATAtagaaattaaaataacaaacaacTCCTCCCAGAGACAACGATGAAACTTTTTCCCTACATTCAAAACGGCGAACTCAATCTTTAATATGTGGTTACAAAGCgacctttccattttttaaaatatatttctcaTTTACCCACAATTTCCAGGTTCACTGACACGGATGATAAATTCACCTTTTGTGGGATTGAGACAGAGACAAAATACACACTTATTTTTGCATTTGCCCTGTGTCCGCAAAATTTGGGAAAGGTTTTGAAAAATATACGTATGAAAAAAACTGGACATGCCATCACAGTTGGTCTCAATCTAAAGGATGCATCATTACAAGATATGTACATGAAAATAAGTCTCAATGCTTTGTGATCAAGCTTATGTTACTAATTGGCAAATTGTACTTACTTTCAAAAGATTTCTTGTAAAATTTGATTTGTACACAAATACCTTAAAAATTAACACATAATATGAAAAGTATTTAGGCGTGACAatctctttgttatattgcagccattggctaaaataagttaaaaaaaaaaaaaaaggtccttcGAGAGATCGACAGAaaggcttcaaaataaaaccatcTACGTCATTTCTCACGGGGACCTTAATTCAAGTGTGTTCTTATTCAAATGAAACAGCACAGTTTCCAGCTTTAGTAAACCAATTTTAAGACAAGCTGTTTAACTTTGAAGCAGCGTTCCGGAAGAAAAGCATTTTATTCTGAAATGGTAAAGCCCGTATTACCGGAAGTCTTGCGCTGGCTGTTGACAGCGCAACAAAAATGATGGCAAGTGACCTCCTTCAATCGTGGACTAATGCCGCTCCGGAGAGGACATAATATTATCGACTACACAACGTTCGCGTTTGAAAAAGGAAAGTCCTTAGGCTCTCTatggttatttgtttccatAGCGGTGGTTCATCCTCAAACGACGCCGTCGTCGTAGCTGGTAGCAGTGAAAGATAGAGCGACTTAAGTTGACGTCGTGGGAGTGCGGTACTGCCCTGGATTTGGATAATATGGCAAATCGGCACGACTCTTTGGACGGGCGAACTGAGGATGGAGTTGACCGCAAGACGAAAGTGACGCCATTTAAAGCCCTGGAACAATGCTAGCGGAAGGGGAAAGCGTGTTTTTCCACGTTTGCCTTGTGGAGATGTTGGCTATTCCTACACGTCAGCACCTCTCCAGACAACGACGGCATTCATACAGCAACACTCCGTCCAGCGCAGGTTGAAATTCTTAAAACCGCCATGCCGTTCAAATTAAGGAGACAGTGGACAACCGTCCTGTTCGGTCTCATTCTCGGATTCACTGCGTGTTCTTGGTTGATTCTCCCCCAAGTTCTGGAGGGTAAACGTAACGAATCCCCCTCATGTTCGTTCAAAAGCGAATCCGCAGTGGGGAAAGTGCCGGGGAACCTCGCGGACGCGGCGGCCGTCGACGAGCGGGTCACTCGGGTTGCCCAAAACGAGGCGAGCAGTCGCGGTGACCGCGGGAGTGTCTTGAGGCGACCCGAGCACTTTCTCTACGTGGGCGTGATGACGGCCAAGAAGTATCTGGCTTCCCGAGCCGCGGCCGCCCACGACACCTGGGCGCGTTCGATTCCCGGAAAGGTGGAGTTCTTCTCGAGCGCGGGCTCCGACCACGTGCGCCTCCCTGCGCCGATCCCGGTGATCTCACTCCCAGGCGTGGACGATTCTTATCCGCCACAGAAGAAGTCATTTATGATGCTGAAGTACATCCATGATCACTACCTGGATAAATACCAGTGGTTCATGCGAGCAGATGATGATGTGTATATAAGAGGTAATTAGGTTTCTGCTATGTATTTTGGGGTGGGGGCGAGAgaaattttgtaaaaaataaaatacaaataaaaatatttacagttctTCGTACCACCACCCCTCTCCACCAGCGGCGTGGAAAGGGGTGTTGCACCCTGGGGCGCACACCACTTTGGAAACTGATCGTCGACGGTTAGGGGGTGGTGGCTCCATCCAAATTCGGGtagggatccccccccccccccccgcgtccGTTTACAATCAGTTTTCCGGGCAATCGCCAAAGCGGTGTGACCTCGGGCTGCAAGCACCCCTTTGCATGCCACTGttctacacccccccccccccttccaaaTAATCATGACGAGCAaatcacaaactaattgttactccttgtactatccaacaacaacaacaacaaaaagtccaacaaatgaaaaatccaattttgaTGATTTGACAACTATATTGAACCGGAAAGCGAGTTCGCTGGAACGTTTTAAGTTTTGAATGATGCGTTTGAGCTGTCGCTGCTCCTTTACAGAAAAGTTTTTCATTTTAGTGAAAATTTGAATCCCGGCcgggcctgtttttttttttttttttttttttttttgggttcgtCTGTGCCATAAATCCTCGCGGACGGACCAAGCCGCCGCCTTTCCAGTTAGCCTGCTGGCTACTGAGCCGCTTTTGCTTCATGGTGTGTTGGATCAACTTactcctttttttaaatctgccgCCGTGCCACGTTTGCCTTCTCCAGCGATGGCCCCTTTCCGGTTTCCGTTGTGGCGTGTTtctttcccccccgccccccaacaaACTTTATGGCGAACTGTGAAGCTACAATGCCCACGTGCGGCGAAGTGATGCGCACGAAGTCAAAATGGTGGAAGCCGTGGGCAGCATTGCAACGCTTGTCAGACTGAAGTAAAGAATAAATGaagtattttattctttgactCGTTTTGATTCAAATGGGGAAATTCTGAtttgggattttgttttttttgttttttttcattggaaaTCGCGAATTTCTTGGTTATCCCGTCAATTACACTCCTACAGATGTTTATAATTaaatagccactcccaccacaattcagttgtacagccggctCCACGACCTCTTCCTGCACGCTTCCACttctgtccctgtcctgtccagtcctatcttgtcctttccttccctcacaggtTGTAGCACGACTGTCCCATACAACACTCGATTCTATTGTGTCAATGTACGaggtatataatgatttactttcctcatcttatTTACAGCTAGTGTCTTGTTTTCCTGTATTATTTAgttaccttttcactctcttctttgtgttgtttctgtcactctccatccatccatccatccattttcgaccgCTTATCCggatcgggtcgcgggggcagtagctttagcagggacgcccagacttccctctccccagacacttcatccagctcttccggggggatcccgaggcgttcccgggccggccgaaggacgtagtctctccggcgtgtcctgggtcgtccccggggtctcctcacggtgggacgtgcccggaacacctcaccggggaggcgtccgggaggcatccgaatcagattccccagccacctcatctggttcctctcgatgtggaggagcagcggctctactctgagatcctctcggatgaccgagcctctcacccgatctctaagggagagcccggacaccctgcggaggaaattcatttcggccgctcgtatccgggatctcgttctttcggtcacgacccgcagctcgtgaccataggtgagggtaggaacgaagatcgaccggtaaatcaagagcttcgcctttcggcttagctccttctttaccacgacggaccgatacaaagtccgcatcactgcggacgccgcaccgatccgcctgtcgatttcccgttccattcttccctcactcgtgaacaagaccccaagatacttgaactcctccacttggggcaggatctcatccccgacccggaaaGGGCACGccccggtaccccatactcccgaagcacaatccacaggactcccgagggacacggtcgaacgccttctccaagtccacaaaacacgtagactggttgggcgaactcccatgcaccctcgagcaccctgccgagggtgtagagctggtccactgttccacggccaggacgaaaaccacactgctcctcctgaatctgagattcgacttcccgacgcaccctcctctccagcacccctgaatagaccttaccagggaggctgagcagtgtgatccccctgtagttggaacacaccctccggtcccccttcttaaaaagagggaccaccaccccagtctgccaatccagaggcactgtccccgatgtccacgcgatgttgcagaggcgtgtcaaccaggacagccccacaacatccagagccttgaggaactccgggcgaatctcatccatccccggGGCCCTGCGACCGAGGTGCTTTTTAACTACCCCGGTGACctaaacccagagataggagagcccgcctcagagaacccagactctgcttcctcatgggaaggcgtgtcggtggaattgaggaggtcttcgacgtattctccccaccgactcacaacgtcccgagtcgaggtcggcagcgccccatccccactatacacagtgttggtggtgcactgctttcctctcctgagacgtcggatggtggaccagaatttcctcgaagccgtcccaaagtctttctccatggcctcaccgaactcctcccatacccgagtttttgcttcaacgaccaccagagctgcattccgcttggccagccggtacccatcagctgcctcagaagtcacacaggccaaaaaggcccaataggactccttcctcagcttgacggcatccttcggggattgccgccacgacaggcaccgaacaccttacggccacagctccggttggccgcctcagcaatggaggcgtggaagatggtccactcggactcgatgtcccccgcctcccccagaacatgagcaaagttctgtcggaggtggtagttgaaactccttctggcaggggattctgccagacgtccccagcagaccctcacaatacgtttgggcctgccacgtcggaccggcatcttcccccaccatcggagccaactcaccaccaggtggtgatcagttgacagctccgcccctctcttcacccgagtgtccaagacatgtggccgcaagtccgatgacacgaccacaaagtcgatcatcgaactgcgacctagggtgtcctggtgccaagtgcacgtgtggacacccttatgcttgaacatggtgttcgttatggacaatccgtgacgagcacaaaagtccaataacagaacaccgctcgggttctgatcggagggggccgttcctcccaatcacgcccttccaggtctcactgtcattgcccacgtgagcattgaagtcccccaacagaacaatggagtccccagcgggagcgctctccagcaccccctccaaggactccaaaaagggtgggtacaaacaacagtcaggacccgtccccccacccgaaggcggagggaggctaccctctcgtccaccggggtgaaccccaacgtacaggcgccgagccgggggggcaataagtatacccgcacctgctctgcgcctctcaccgtgggcaactccagagtggaagagagaccaacccctctcgagaggactggtaccagagcccaagctgtgtgtggaggcgagtccgactatatctagtcggaacttctcgacctcacacaccagctcgagctccttccctgccagagaggtgacattccacgtccctagagcccgcttctgtagccggggatcggatcgccaaggtccccgccttcgggcaccgcccagctcacactgcacccgacccctatggcccctcccacaggtggtgagcccatgggaaggggggcccacgttaccctttcgggctgtgcccggccgggccccatgggtgcaggcgctcgccttcgagccccaccaccaggcctggctccagtggggggccccggtgacccgcgtccgggcaaaggAAAACGAAGTCCCTTGTTTGTCGTcttcattaggggtctttgagccgtgctttgtctgtcCCTCCCCTTTAAAAAGTTTGTCCTGTTCGACTGACCGACTGTAACTctcaaatatccatcagaatacaaataaACCACAGTGGGAGCTTAAAAAGtctactgtgacacagtaaaactgttcaggACTTAAAGGGATagagatcctcctttctgcttgacataACAGAAGAGCAGGACCAGAAAAATGAAAttagaattgtatttttttttcgaaTATCAAAAACTCATTTACTGCAAATCAATGTGACTTTAGCTGTTGCCTTCAGGATTCAGGAGTTCAGGATTGCTTGCCTGCACATTGGCAAGTTCCACTCCCATGTCATTCTCGCAACAGTCTTccctttcttccttttttctacCATCCTTGAAAAAGATTGCTCACGAAGGGGTTTCTACGATTTTAGTGATGCCAAAGGGCGTGTTCTGGGCGCTAAGGGCGTGTTCTGAAGCGTCACAAATCATATGAGTTGGGTGAATGGAATGGAAACAGACATCGCGTGTGTTTCTCGCTCCGCTGAACCCCTTAAAGCTGAGACTGACTTACCCAACACTGGGGTTTGGTCGAACCTTGGTTAATAACTACTGGTCTCGCACAATCGGCTCTTGGTCAACCTTTGTTcagatttaaaatataaatgggGATTTCCATTTGAATCAGTCTTCTAACATCACGGTGCACAAGTTTTGATGAAGCTCAACTACAGCTACTGACTTTAAGGAACGTCATCGTAAACATGATTGTGTGGTTTCATCGCATCGCTTCTGTAGAGTAGCTTAGCTGTGTTCAGCAACACTTACATGGAAAAGTCGCACTCTAcgccaaaacaacaaagcaaattactatcattatttatttactgtacagtggacccccgctttcttttttttttttttaaattggggaaaaaaaaaaactcaacaaaattttaaattgaagaaaaaaatccacaaataggtaAATCCGGGGGTGTCGAACCGCGAGTATgctgggggtccactgtatttgcaTTTGCGTCTAACTTAAGTGTTCATACGTTGGATCATAAACTACTTGGCTCCACGtatgttgtttttcttattttcttttaactttATTAAGTTACCGTTCCACTTTACCTTCACCCTCTGTAGGTGAGAAGCTGGAGTTGTTTCTGCGTTCTCTGAACAGCAGTAAGCCTCTTTACCTTGGACAGACTGGCCTTGGCATGGCAGAGGAATTGGGCAGACTAGCTCTTGAGCCTGGGGAGAACTTCTGCATGGGTGGACCAGGCATGATCTTCAGCAGGGAGGTTCTACGCAGGATGACACCACACATTGGTACTTGTCTCAGGGAGCTGTACACAACTCATGAGGATGTGGAAGTGGGCCGGTGTGTGCGACGCTTTGGAGGGACGCAATGCGTGTGGTCCTACGAGGTATTTATTGAgttattaaactgtttttctccgGCTCGCTCAGGTTCATTCAACATCATTTAAAAcgagacttttcttttttttttttagcccaagGAAATCAATTCATCAAATGaattcattttgaacatttatttaattgagCGATTGTCACATACCCgagcggcacgttggacgactggttagcacatgtgcctcacggttctgaggacccgggttcaaatccggcctcgcctgtgtggactttgctaGGTTCTCCcccaaaacgtgcatggtaggtgaattgaagactctaaattgtcagtaagtgtgactgtgagtgtgaatggttctttgtatgtgccctgtgattggctggcgaccagttcagggtgtacacggcctctcgcccgaagtccgccggaataggctccagcacgcccgcgacccgcgtgaggatatgcggtacgAAAAATGAATGCATAAATGTCACATGCCAATAGAGGGAGCCGGCGTAACACTAGTGGTacccataccacactttgacaatcacTGAACTGGAGTAGATTTGAGGGTCACAGTCTTCTCGGGAGTCATCCTGGACCATGCGTGCTGGCCTTTGATTgagaaacaacaaaatatggatACACACGTTATTGAAGTTTTACTGACATGACATCCTTGTGCAAAAGGATTGACTAACCCAGACACATAAACAATAAGGCTGTACAATTGATCAAATGTTCCTCATCAAGAGTTTTTGACATCATGCACTCGAAACGTATCATAAAGACAACCTGAACTAAGATGAATGAGAACGTTAAGATGTGGTAACAAATTATATCTTGTGGCTATACACGTTTGTTTATCACAAGTCATAATGCAATATTGTAgttttttgttcccattttGTGCAGGCCAATACAAACTCTGGCATGCAATTACTGATTGGTGTGATTGCTGACGATCCCATGTATATAGGATGGGGCATgtacaaacaaatgaataaactactgtatttatttattcattcatattcatttaGTAGCAGAGTCGGCTCAAAGACAGAAACGGGTCGATTTTAACCAGAAAATAGCATTTACAGTAAGCAGGTTGACAACTATAGGACACATTTGGTCAGTGAACGATGCTAATTTTGAACTGTGAAATGTCGGCCCAGGCAGCTAACGTGGCGAGGCTATAGGTGGCACTTCCCGCCATTGGCAAGCAAACTAATGGTAGCTAAATAAGCGTTTTCCCCGAAAGCATCACAAATTTTCAAACATAATTTACCATGACATCACTAGGTCTCTCGTGTTTGTTGATATCCAGCTGTTGAGGGCCAGGCTAACCGCGGCTAGTGCGGGCATAATCCCCTGCAGCTCTGCAGTTTAAACAATGGTGCGTTTTatttgtggaattttttttttttttctgtattccGGGAGCATCATGTTGCCTTTTCTTAGCTTGTCTCCAACTCACCGAAAAATGGTTTACTGttgatcatttttaaaatgagcgTCATTCCTCTTGAAGTGTTCAAATCCGGTTACATTAAATCACTTGAACTGGTATTCGGATCCGATCCAATCATTAAATAAAGTGACGTAATGTCTATGAGGCAGTCTTCAATTGAAAAAGGCAGTTGAGcctagttttattttatttttttatattttttttcttcccctccccctctccagtactgtatttgttgtGTGCATGGCTTATAAAAGAGTCTAGCTTTGTGTGGGAAAACGTTGAAGGAAGAAAGATCACAGTAAACAGATAATATAGTGCTTTTATTGTTCAGACTGTTTACACCTAGAATTATATTGGACGCACTTTAtattcgtttgtttgtttgtttgttttttggctaCATCTGCTCCCTCCAGTCATTGATGCATGTGACAACAAGACATTTCCAAAGAGAGTTCCATGGCCGTGATTGAGATGCATATAATGCAGacgacattattattattattataatgcaGACGACATTAtgagttctgttcctacggTGGTGACGTTACCCACATTTTTTACGGAAGTCGGAACGCGCCATAGTCTATCACGAACCTATGCTAACACAGGAGTGATGTCTTAATTACAGTTAGCTATCCAAtatttgggcaaaaaaaaaaaaaacaacttgcattccataaatataaaacagtaagtacagtagGAACTGAGCTTGCCTTGTGGTGCCGCATGTGTTCTTAGTGGAAGTGTGCCTTTTCGTGCAGTGCGGCGATGTATTCTTATGGTGCGCGCCGTCCCAAATGTGGAAATGTTGTGTCTCGGAACCGTATTAAAGCGGTGACCCCACCCAGACAGGCAAATTCTTATCATGTGTGAACTCTTTCAACAGATGCAGCAGCTATTCTATGAGAATTACGAACACAAGAGAGGTTTCATCGAAGAGCTCCACAGTAGCAAGATCCACAACGCCATCACACTACATCCCAACAAATGGCCTGCCTACCAGTACCGACTCCATAACTACATGTTGACCCGCGAGATCTCAAGACTGCGCTACGACACCGTTCTGCTCCATCGGGAAGGCCTGACTATGACGCACCTCAGTGACACGGAAATGTCGTGGGAGGACGAGCAACTGGGAGGACCACCGTCCTACATGCGTTATCAGGCCAGCGATCGAAATGACGTCATCGAGTGGGATTTTCTGACGGGGCGCCATATTTATTCTGCTGTTGAAAACAAGGTTGCCCGCCAAAGCCTGGGAAACTCACTTCGGACTGCATTAGAAGACATTATACTCCAGGTCATGGAAATGATTAATGAAAATTCAAAAAGTCGTGGACGTGTAATAGATTTCAAAGAGATTCAATACGGCTACTACAGAGTGGATCCAATGCATGGGGCTGAATACATCTTAGACTTACTGCTTCtgtacaaaaaacacaagggACGTAAAATAACTGTGCC harbors:
- the chsy3 gene encoding chondroitin sulfate synthase 3, with the protein product MPFKLRRQWTTVLFGLILGFTACSWLILPQVLEGKRNESPSCSFKSESAVGKVPGNLADAAAVDERVTRVAQNEASSRGDRGSVLRRPEHFLYVGVMTAKKYLASRAAAAHDTWARSIPGKVEFFSSAGSDHVRLPAPIPVISLPGVDDSYPPQKKSFMMLKYIHDHYLDKYQWFMRADDDVYIRGEKLELFLRSLNSSKPLYLGQTGLGMAEELGRLALEPGENFCMGGPGMIFSREVLRRMTPHIGTCLRELYTTHEDVEVGRCVRRFGGTQCVWSYEMQQLFYENYEHKRGFIEELHSSKIHNAITLHPNKWPAYQYRLHNYMLTREISRLRYDTVLLHREGLTMTHLSDTEMSWEDEQLGGPPSYMRYQASDRNDVIEWDFLTGRHIYSAVENKVARQSLGNSLRTALEDIILQVMEMINENSKSRGRVIDFKEIQYGYYRVDPMHGAEYILDLLLLYKKHKGRKITVPVRRHAYLQQSFSRPFFHETEELNVADLVTAINSESQSLSFLPNSLKFLSPFQFYESTREIWEQSQRKVNVLVPLSGRYDTFVRFMENFEKVCLIPKQNVKLSVILVDNERYENKGKHLQLIKDYNRKYPKADLSVIPMTGNFSRGFALELGSSLSDNGTLLFFCDVDLIFNADALQRCRDNTVQGRQIYFPIIFSQYNPKIVYAEKAPRENNFVLTKKSGFWRTYGFGIACVVKSDLLKAGGFDTSILGWGLEDVDLFTKVIHSGLKVLRSQEPGIIHIYHPVRCNLSLDPKQLKMCLGSKASTYASTMQLAELWMEKHIGIYNKTLS